The genome window AGTGATGGCATATGACAGATAAGTATCAATTTGTAAGCCTTTACAATATCATAACATCATGACACCTGGTAAAATTAGACTGCTGCTGTTAATGGTGTACTGTTTTCCTATCTGCACCCTAGCTGTACAGGCGTATCTTACATCAAGATTCCCTATGTGCAGgtatacaataaacaagatgCTTTGTGACAATTTCGTCTTTGTTAATATCGCCTGTCAGGAGGAGAACTGTATACTTTAattatagtttttgtttttgttgttttacctcTAATCTGTGTCATTTTATCCTACAGTATGtcaaaatattgtgtgtgtcTTTGAAAGCATCAGTAAGTGGCCAGAAGAAAGCTCTACAAACATGCACACCGCATTTGAtaacttttatacatttttcaatGGCCACTCTCTTTTCTGTTATATATAATCGCTTTAATTTCTATCTTTCAAAAGAAGTCAATGTGTTTATGTCAGTTCATTTTATCCTCATCCCTCCACTTCTACACCCACTTATTTATGGGATAAGAACAAAAGAGATCAGTAATAGTCTTTCAAAAATACTGCAAAGATTTGCTATCAATTTTCACTTACGACCTGGAGAAAACCGTACAAGTATTTTTCATTGTACTAAATAAATGGCAAGGTCTGTATTGTTCTCTGATCTGGACgttacatttttcatattggCCAGTATTTCAGGGGCTTATTTGGATGCTCTGATATTGTGAGTGTGTGCAATGAGTATGATGGATTAGTTAAGGTGTTAAATGTATAGGAAAAAGCCTATTTTAATGCTCTTATgctaatttctttttttgtgaatCCTAGTCAATGATTCAAATTATGTTGgattgtttatttctgttttaaatgttgtttttcttctctTGTTTGTGTCAGTCAGGTTTAAATTACTAACACTGTGGATAACTAATTCATATTAACAATGTAATGTCTGAACAAAAACTAAGTGAAATAGTTAAAATAGTGACATGTCAAACAAATTACATGTGAACATTTAATGAGAAAGATTATTGATGGTTGCTTATGGTTTGCCTCCTTTAAATGTGCcacatgtttaataaaaacttgaataAAGTACTTTGACACCAAGTACCTTAACAATAAGTttgacaaacaatatttttgaaaaagtcTTGTTTTAACAACACTTCTATGCCGTTTAGCTATACCCTATAAATTGTAATGTATGGCTATCACGTCGTACTACTTAAACGCTTCATACCTAATCGTTACTGCAAAGCTTTTATTGTCTGTTGCAATTACTTTAGTCGGTATAGATAAATTGCAGAGCAAAATATGCTACTGATGTTAAACTGCAGTTGAACTGCCTGCAGAAAAGGGCGAACCCCAGAAATGGAAAAGTCCTTAAAGTGATAGCCCACCCAAAaatgtctgtcatcatttacacaaccCCCCCACCCTTGTCCTTTCAAACCTATTCTGAATAATTTcccaagaatgttggtaaccggacCGGATGATGGAACCcatcacttctattgtatggacacaaaaccaatgcaagtcagtgggtactgccgttgtttggttaccaagattcgtcagaatatcttcttttgtgttttgcataagaaaaaagtcatacagatttgaaatgacaagcgaaTGATGACAGacaagtgaatgatgacagaattttcacttttaggTGAACGATACCTTTAATGAACTGACTCAACTTTGGGTTTGGAAGAGTTCATGCATGCTCTCCCAGCACTTAGAATGTAACCCGAAAGTGTGAGGGGGTGGGATTATGTGAAACTCACATTTTTAGCCTTGACAAAGAGGTTATGATCAACAACTCACTATAGTACCTGTTTGACATGCATATGAGTTTCTAGTGAGGGGGAGAAAATCTGGATgtcattaatatacagtacagtgatGAGGCAAAACAATATGACTACGAGCCTAATATGCTGTTTTTCCTCTGAATGCTGCCAAACAGTTCAGATCCACAGAAGCATGCAAGGTCTCTGCAACCTGAGGCATGCATGGTCTCTGCAACCTTTCTAATCCTGAAGTCAAGGTTGAGTGGATCATACTTGTTGATCCAGAACATCACAGAGATGCTCAGTTTAAGATCTAGGGAATCTGAAGGCCAAGGCAACACCTTGAACTCTTCATGTTTCCAATTAATAAACAATGTGTCCAGTGTGCATTAACTTGGTGAAAGAGACCACTTTTACAGCATTATTGTCATGAAGAGGTGTATGTGGTCTGCAACAGTGCTTAGGTAAATAGCGTAggtaaaaaataaatctgacgACTGTGACAGAGATCATCATACACACTCTGACTGGTCTTCGTCTAGTGTGATGCACTGAGTGTTTTGCACAAAACCAAAGGTGTTGGACAAACCGAAAAGGCATGACCAAATATTGAAAGTGAACAGTGTTGATGAAAAAGGTCATCTTTCTATCATCCCCCACAATAAGACTGTACACACTGCGAAAGTCTAATGTGAATATCTAAGCTTCTTGCATCTGATCGAGAGTGACATGAACCGGAGCAAAGAAAAACCCAACAGCAGCCTAATGAAACACAAGACATGCTGCTACAAAAATGACATATCCAGCATGTCAATACATGTAACCGTAGGTCATATTAAGCTTGCTGGCACTAGACGGCGCTCATTATTAATattgtgtctacaccggacgcgactggcttatttttaatgggtttgtcaTGTCCCGTCGTGTCGCGCCGTACCAAAACGcatcaaatatggacaaaaaatataatgggttctaatgaattctattgtcttttgtcgtgtcatTTCACGCAGCACCCCGCCTGGTGTAGACATGCTGTAAGACGTACCTGTTGGCCGTAATAAGGTGCTTGTACAAATGACCTACAATCTCGAAAAATCGGAAAGCTGTCGATCATTTTGACAGGGTACAGTAACACTTGTAATTCGAATCTTGTCCAGTAAGTAGAAAGTGTTCATGTGAATTAGCTGTTAGGTGGATTTGACTTAATATGGCGCAACAAAGACTCATCGGTATCTGACGTCACTTACCAGCACTTCCGGTGTTGTGTTGAAAAATCGGGTGTGCCTCACATTTCCTGAAAATTGAAGCTGCGGGTTCTTTGAGGTCATAAATCCCGCCCTCTCCATGTAAACAACCAGAACAGGAGCCGAACTATAATATCGAATTacacttcaaatattttttccaaAGATGTTTTGGGAGATTTCAAGGGAGATTATGTAAcattaatattgtttgttttataaaatgtcaaacattttatacatttttaaacaatatgttaataaaacttttttttggaGGAGGGCATTTTAGCACGTCAAGTCCATTGGAGGAGGGTCTTTAGCACACAATATAAAGTACTATAAAGGTAATCACAAGCTTTTAAAGTCAGAAGACAGCAAGGCTCAAAACTATATTGTAGGTATTTGGTTATTTCACAATGCATTGACTTGAATGAATGATTTACCATTTTTTGATTTATAATTATTGGATTGTAAGCTGCCAGGGAATATAACTATAGTATAATATCTTATACTTTATTATCTAtcactttattatattatatacactaCACTGtcatatattgatatatttacTATATCATACTATAACTGTACTTTAAAAGGGGATATATAAGTGAATCCATTTAATGATTGAAATGTATTCATCTAGTAGTGCCTTGAATAATGATGCCTTCAtgacttttgtttaaaagagcAATGCAAAATACCTTCATATTCTCTTCAACAGATAAAAAATGCTTCTACCAAGTGTAAATATCACTCTGATTTTGACTGGTTATGGACCTCCTGGTGCACTAAATTATGGAGTTTTTGTGCTTTGTCTTGTCGTCTACATCACAACAGTTTGTGCAAATGTGACATTGATGCTAGTGATCTATATAGACACAACTCTCCATAAACCcatgtacatatttttattcaacCTGGCTATTAATGGACTGATCGGATCATCCgctgtaattcctaaaataATGTCGAATCTTCTTGCCGATATGAAATATTTACTATATTTGGACTGCATCTTGCAAGTATTTTCAGTTAATATTTATGGAACGTGTGCTTATGCTATATTGACCCTTATGGCATATGACAGATATGTTTCAATTTGTAAGCCTTTACAATATCATAACATCATGACACCAGGTAAAATTAAACAGCTGCTTTTAATGGCGTACTTTCTAGCGATCGGCTCTCAAGCTGTACAGGTGTATATCACGTCAAGATTGCCTATGTGCAGGTATACAATTAACAAGTTGTTTTGTGACAATTTGGCAGTTGTTAATCTCGCCTGTGTTAAAAGTACACTAGGGGACATCTATGGCATATGTCtggtatttgtttttgttgttttaccttTGATCTGTGTCATCTTATCCTATGtcaaaatattgtgtgtgtcTTTGAAAGCATCAGTAAGTGCCCAGACGAAAGCTTTACAAACATGCACACCGCATTTGATTACTTTTATCAACTTTTCATCTGCCACACTATTTTCTGTGATATATAATCGCTTTAATTTCTATCTTTCAAAAGAAGTCAATGTGTTTATGTCAGTTCATTTTATCCTCATCCCTCCACTTCTACACCCACTTATTTATGGGATAAGAACAAAAGAGATCAGTAATAGTCTCACGAAATTTTTGCACAAGAAAATATTTGCTATTGATGTCAAGTTAAGGAAGGAACATAAGGACTGTTGTAACAATTCAGTGTTTATTTGTGGTAAAAAAATGTCTGTATGAACTGTTTTTTTACTTCTGAGTTGacaaataattcatttattgatctattatttgtatttatcatTTGATCACTATCTTTCTTATATATTATACAAAGCACACAGAAAATACCCTTTGGTTTGTTTGTGTAAAACACAGATTATTCTTAATTTGTATgacaaaaatgttataaaacttGAATGTTATGTTTTGCGTTACATAAAAACAGTCACAATATCACTGCTGTTATTGCCTAAACTCTATTCTACTTTcattataatttatgtattttttttaaattatggcACAAAAGCAAATTTGTTTAAACtactaacttttttttaatctgtaaAAAGGTCACCACATGTTGGCTTGATGAGACATCAAAAGTTGATAAAACTACAGGAAGAAAACTACTTTTTCTTCAATGTCAAGATTTGGTAGAACTTGTTTTTACAGTCCAGTTCTACATGTGCATATGTACTTACTATGTAACTATGTAAATAAACTATGTCCACCCTGAGGTTGATTTTAACCAATTTAAGATCTATTAACTTAATTTGAGTCATGTACAATAGTATCAGTATT of Triplophysa rosa linkage group LG14, Trosa_1v2, whole genome shotgun sequence contains these proteins:
- the LOC130565196 gene encoding olfactory receptor 52K2-like, translating into MLLPSVNITLILTGYGPPGALNYGVFVLCLVVYITTVCANVTLMLVIYIDTTLHKPMYIFLFNLAINGLIGSSAVIPKIMSNLLADMKYLLYLDCILQVFSVNIYGTCAYAILTLMAYDRYVSICKPLQYHNIMTPGKIKQLLLMAYFLAIGSQAVQVYITSRLPMCRYTINKLFCDNLAVVNLACVKSTLGDIYGICLVFVFVVLPLICVILSYVKILCVSLKASVSAQTKALQTCTPHLITFINFSSATLFSVIYNRFNFYLSKEVNVFMSVHFILIPPLLHPLIYGIRTKEISNSLTKFLHKKIFAIDVKLRKEHKDCCNNSVFICGKKMSV